A window of Hevea brasiliensis isolate MT/VB/25A 57/8 chromosome 14, ASM3005281v1, whole genome shotgun sequence contains these coding sequences:
- the LOC110631962 gene encoding 2-oxoglutarate-dependent dioxygenase 19: MAETASFLVSSNPSPTLPQNITTIRTIAESPGLTSIPSAYTFTPTPHDQVVSETQVSLPVIDYSLLTSGTPHQRSKIVHDLGKACQNWGFFLMINHGVPESLVRSMIDGCRGFFDLPEEEKEEYRGKHVLDPIRCGTSFNASVEKVFFWKDFLKILSHPVFHSPSKPAGFSETSLEYSKRAREVARKLLKGISESLGLEPNYVEKALNLEQGLQVIAANFYPPCPQPELAMGMPPHSDHGLLTFLIHNGISGLQVQHKGKWVNINGIPNSILVNIGDHLEILSNGKYRSVLHRAMVNNKATRISIAIAHGPSLDTVVSPAPELLEIEKKAAAYIGIKYKEYLEIHQSNKLDEKCNLDRLRI; the protein is encoded by the exons ATGGCAGAAACAGCTTCTTTCCTAGTTTCCTCCAACCCATCTCCTACTCTACCGCAAAATATCACAACCATTAGAACAATAGCTGAATCACCTGGGCTCACCTCCATCCCCTCCGCGTACACCTTCACTCCCACTCCCCATGACCAAGTAGTTTCAGAGACACAAGTCTCACTTCCTGTCATTGATTACTCTCTTCTCACTTCAGGTACTCCTCATCAAAGGTCCAAAATCGTTCATGACCTTGGCAAGGCCTGCCAGAACTGGGGCTTCTTCTTG ATGATCAACCATGGAGTACCAGAAAGCCTGGTTAGATCGATGATTGATGGTTGTAGAGGATTCTTTGATCTCCCTGAAGAGGAGAAGGAAGAGTACAGAGGGAAGCATGTGTTGGACCCAATAAGGTGTGGAACTAGCTTTAATGCTTCAGTGGAGAAGGTTTTCTTTTGGAAGGATTTTCTCAAGATTCTTTCACATCCTGTGTTTCACTCTCCCAGTAAACCTGCAGGCTTCAG TGAGACTTCATTAGAGTACTCCAAAAGAGCTAGAGAAGTAGCAAGAAAGCTGCTAAAAGGAATATCAGAGAGCCTGGGATTGGAACCCAATTACGTAGAGAAGGCATTGAACTTGGAACAAGGTCTACAAGTGATTGCAGCAAACTTCTATCCACCTTGTCCACAGCCAGAACTTGCAATGGGCATGCCTCCTCATTCAGATCATGGACTCTTAACCTTTCTAATACATAATGGAATTAGTGGCCTTCAAGTGCAACATAAAGGGAAGTGGGTCAACATAAATGGCATCCCTAACTCCATTCTAGTTAACATTGGAGATCATCTTGAG ATTTTGAGTAATGGGAAGTACAGAAGTGTTCTACACAGAGCAATGGTGAACAACAAAGCTACAAGAATATCCATAGCCATAGCACATGGACCATCACTGGATACAGTAGTTAGCCCAGCACCAGAGTTACTAGAAATTGAAAAGAAGGCAGCAGCATATATTGGCATAAAATACAAGGAATACTTGGAAATTCACCAAAGCAACAAGCTTGATGAGAAATGCAACTTGGATAGACTTCGAATTTAA